Genomic DNA from Parafrankia discariae:
CCCCGCCGTACCCGTCGCCAAATACCCCTCCACACCCTCCGGCACCACCACCAACCGCGACCCNTAATCGTGATACATCAACCCCGCGAACACACCCGTCCGCGACCCCCGCAACCCCAACGGATCCAACCCCGCCCGCTCAAAAACCTCCCAGCACACCTCCAACAACAAACGCTGCTGCGGATCCATCGCCAACGCCTCACGCGGCGAAATCCCAAANAAACCCGCATCAAAACCCGCCGCGTCATACAGAAAACCACCCGCCTGCGCGAAATCCCCCGACACCTCCCACCCACGATCCACCGGGAAACCACCGATGCTGTCCCGGCCCGACGCGACCAACGTCCACAGCTCCTCGGGCGAACCCACCCCACCCGGATAGCGGCACGCCATCCCCACGATCGCGATCGGCTCGTGGGCCTTCTCCTGGATGTCGACGAGGCTGCGGCGGGCCTGCCGAAGATCGGTGGTGGCCCGTCGGAGGTAGTCGCGCAGCTTCTCTTCGGTATCCATGTTCGCCTGCTCCTCGGCGTCGAACGGTGGTGCGGGGGTGGTCGACGGTGTCGCGGGGGTGGTCGGTGGACGGGCGGAGCCCAGGCGCCTCAGGTCGCGTCCAGCTCGTCGTCGAGCAGGTTGAACAGCTCCTCGTCGCTCGCGGCCGTCAGGTCGTCGTCCCCGGTCGTGCCGTTCCGGGAGTCCGTGCCGGCGCCGTCGGCGGTGCCGTTCGAGCCGGTGCCAGCGCCGGTGCCCGCCCCGTCGTCATGGCCGTTGCCGGGGTGGCTGGTCCAGGTGGCCGCCAGCGCGGACAGCCGCAGCGCGACCCGGGTTCTGGTGGCCGCACCGAGGTCCCGGCCGGCCAGGCTCTCCACCAGCCGGTCGAGGTCGTCCAGCAGCGCGCGGTCGACGGCGGCGGCGTCCGGCGCGAGCGCGGACCGCAGGTGCTCGGCGAGGGCCGCCGGGGTCGGGTGGTCGAAGACGAGCGTCGGCGGCAGGCGCAGACCGGTGGCCGCGGTCAGCCGGTTGCGCAGCTCGACGGCGGTCAGCGAGTCGAGCCCCATCTCCTGGAACCGCCGCGACTCGGCCACCTCGGCGGCGCCGGCGTGGCCGAGCACGGCGGCGGTCTGGTTGCGGACGAGCAGCACCAGGGTCCGGGTCTGCTCGGCCGGGGCGAGCGTGGCCAGCTGCCGGGCCAGCGAGCGGTCCCGCGGATCCCCCTGCCCGGTCGCGGGGCCGCCTGGCACCGTCTCCGGGAGCGGCGACCGCACCGCGGGCGGGGCGAGCCCGGCGAGGATGGCCGGCAGCGGGCCGGCGGCGGCGGCCCGGCGCAGCGCGGGCAGGTCGAGGCCGACCGGCACCAGCAGCGCCGGCCCACCGGCCATGGCCCGGCCCGGGCCACCGGCCGCGGCGCAGGCGGCGTCGAACAGGTCCAGCGCCCGCCCGGCCGGCAGGGGCACGACACCGCCGCGGCGCATCCTGGTCCGGTCCGCGGCGCTCAGCGCCTCGCCGAGGCCGCTGTCGACATCCCACAGGCCCCAGGCCAGCGAGATCGCCGGGAGGCCGGCGGCGCGGCGGTGGGCGGCGAAGGCGTCCAGGAAGGTGTTGGCGGCGGCGTAGCTGGCCTGGCCCGGGTTGCCGAACAGGCCGGCGATCGAGGAGAACAGGACGAAGGCCGTCAGGTCGTTCCCGGCGCTCGCCTCGTGCAGGTTGAGGACGGCGTCGACCTTGGCCCGCAGCACGGCGTCGAGCCGCGCGGCGGTCAGCGACGTGAGCACGGCGTCGTCGGTGCTGCCCGCGGCGTGCACGATCGCGGTGACGGGCTGGTCCGCCAGCACCGCGCGGACCGCCGCCGGGTCGGCGAGGTCGCAGGCCTCGAGCCGCACCCGCGCCCCGGCCGCGGTGAGCTCGTCGACGAGCTCGGGCCCGCCCGGGGCGGTGCGGCCGCGCCGGCTGAGCAGCAGCAGCTCCCGCACACCGTGCCGGTCGACGAGATGCCGGGCGAGCAGCGTGCCCAGCGCGCCGGTGGCACCGGTGAGCACGACGGTGCCGTCCCCGAACGGCTGGCCGTCCGGGATCGGACCGGTGCCGGGATCGGCAGCGGGTTCAGCGGCGGGAACCGGCGCCGGAGCG
This window encodes:
- a CDS encoding beta-ketoacyl synthase N-terminal-like domain-containing protein, with translation MRRLGSARPPTTPATPSTTPAPPFDAEEQANMDTEEKLRDYLRRATTDLRQARRSLVDIQEKAHEPIAIVGMACRYPGGVGSPEELWTLVASGRDSIGGFPVDRGWEVSGDFAQAGGFLYDAAGFDAGXFGISPREALAMDPQQRLLLEVCWEVFERAGLDPLGLRGSRTGVFAGLMYHDXGSRLVVVPEGVEGYLATGTAG